AGCCGGCCGACTTCAACGCGAAGAAGAAATACCCCGTGCTGATGACGCAATACAGCGGCCCCAACTCGCAGTCCGTGCTCGACCGCTTCGAGTTCGGTTGGGAGGAATGTCTCGCCGCACACGGCGTGATCACCATCTGTGTGGACGGCCGTGGCACAGGCGCTCGGGGCGAAGAGTTCCGCAAGTGCACCTACCTGAAGATGGGCGACCTGGAGTCGAAAGATCAAGTGGCCGCCGCTAAGGCCCTGGCCAAGCAGTTCCCCTTCGTCGACGCCTCACGGATGGCCATCTGGGGCTGGAGCTTCGGCGGATACAACACGCTGATGAGCATGAGCGTCGGCGAAGGCACCTTCAAGGTCGGCATCGCCGTGGCTCCCCCGACCGATTGGCACTATTACAACACCATCTACACCGAGCGCTACATGCGTACGCCGAAAGAGAACGCCGAGGGCTACGCGCTCACCTCGCCCATCAAGCTGGCAGAAAAGCTCACCGGCAAGCTGCTCCTCATCCACGGCACAGCCGACGACAATGTGCACTTCATGCAGACGATGGATTACGCCGAGACACTCGTTCAGCTCGGCAAGCAGTTCGACATGCAGGTCTACAAGGATCGCAACCACTTCATCATGGGTGGCAATACCCGCCTTCACCTCTACACGCGGATGACGGACTTCATCCTCGAGAATCTCTGATGGCTACCGCGCACGTTCGCAAGCCCGACTGGCTGAAGATCCGCCTGAGTGGCAACGACGACTTCCGTCGGACGAAGGAGATCGTCGAGTCGCACGGCTTGCACACGATCTGCACCAGCGGCAAGTGTCCCAACCAAGGCGAATGCTGGAGCCGCGGCACAGCCACGTTCATGATCGGTGGCGACATCTGCACCCGCTCCTGCCGCTTCTGCAACACCCTGACGGGCCGTCCCCATCCGCTCGACCCCACGGAGCCAGATCACGTAGCGATGAGCATCCGCCTGATGGGCCTTCGGCACGCCGTCATCACCTCCGTCGACCGTGACGACCTGCCCGACCTTGGCGCCCGCCACTGGGCCGTCACCATCCGCCGCATCAAGGAGCTGAATCCGCATACGACGGTAGAGGTGCTCATCCCCGACTTCCAAGGTCACACGGAGCTTGTCGACGAGGTGATCGCGGCCGAGCCAGAGGTGATCTCGCACAACCTCGAGACCGTCCGCCGCCTGACGCCCAGCGTGCGCAGCGCCGCGAAGTACGACGTCAGCATGCGCGTGCTCCAGCACATCGCCTCGCGTAACGTCCGCGCCAAGACGGGCATCATGGTCGGCCTCGGCGAGACCGTCGCGGAGGTGGAGGAGCTGATGGACGATGCGCATGCCGTCGGTGTCGACGCGCTCACCATCGGGCAATACCTCCGGCCCTCGCGCAAGAATCTGCCCGTCACGGAGTACGTCACGCCCGAGCAGTTCGAGGCCTACCGCCTGACGGCGCTCGCTAAGGGCATCCGTTCGGTCGAGAGTGCGCCGCTCGTTCGTTCGTCGTACCACGCCGAGCGTGTCTTGGGCGTAGATATCTGCTGAGTGCGTTGCACGAATGATTATGAGAGGGGTGTCCTGCTTACGCGGGGCACCCCTTTTTATTCCGCCAAACCGTGGACGATCGAGCATAGATCATTGGCGTGTAAACAAATCCCCCAGCCTCGGTGTTATTCCGATAACGAACGGATTTTATAGCCCATAACCAGAGAGAGAGGAGAGGAAGACAATGGATCGCATCGCACGCATAAAGGACAGCTTGGATATACGTCACGGCCTGAACAATCAAGTCGTCGGTTTGACGCCGCTCTTGCTGCTGGTGGTGCTGAACTACACGTACACCTACCTCATCTCCTACCTCATCTCCTCCGCCGTGTGCCTCGTCGGGCTTATCGTCTTTTGGGGGCCGGTTCGTCGCCGACGCTACCAGTTCATGCTCCTGCCCACAGCCGTCGCACTGGCGCTTTACTCGCTCTTCTTCGTCCTTCAGTTGGGCAACATGCTGGCCGACTATTCGCCGCTCGTCACGGAGTGGTTGCTCGTGGTCGTACTCTCCAGCATCAGCACCATGCAACGCGTCATCGTTGGGCGTGTACGCCGCTCGCGTCGCCCCGCCCTGCGTCGGACGCGCCTCCGCACAGCCCTCAACGAGTTCTTTTTCGTGGCCCGTATTACCCAGAACGCCTACACGATTCACCTCTTCATCATCCTCTTTTATAAGATCCTCCCCGAGGCCGACCAAACGCTTCGTCTGGAGCAGCTGTTGCAGCGCGAGTTCTTGCTGGCCATCAGTCTGGGGCTGATGCTTTACGAGCAGATCCGCCTCTCGATGATGAAGTGCGGCCTGGCCGAGGAGGCGTGGTTGCCCGTGGTCGATGTGAAGGGACACGTTATCGGACGCGTGGCCTACTCCGTCAGCCTCAGCGCCGAGGCCCGCCACTATCGCCACCCCGTGGTGCGCATCGCCGTCATGCATCGCGGCATGCTCTACCTCTCCCGCCGCGATGCCGACCGTGTCGTCTCGCCCGAGGCGATCGATCATCCCTTCTGCGCCCCCATCCTCTTCGGCCACACCCCCGAGCAAACCGTCCGCGACTTAGTTGGCCGCAACCTCTTCGGCAAGTCCGATCTCAAGCCCCGCCTACTCGTCCGCTACGCCTTCGATAACGAGCGCGTCAGCCGCCTCGTCTCGCTCTACGTCATCCACCTCCGCTCCGAGTCGACCCTCGACGACTACACCCGCGACCGTGAAGGCAAGCTCTGGACCACGCAGCAGATCGAGGACAACCTCCACAGCGGACTCTTCAGCGAATACTTCGAGCAGGAGTACCCCTACCTCCGTCAGACGGCCCTCCAAGCCGAACAGTATCTTGCTGCCGCGGCCGTCAATCTCACCCCTCCCGCCGAGGACACTGAGCTGTCGCCTGCTCCCGAAGGTGCCGCTGTGCACGGGGTATAGGTGGCTCTGCCCCCCATCCATACGCAAGCAGGCCGTGCAACAAAGAATGGCCGGGTACATGATGAGGAGATCCCTCACACGTACCCGGCCATTTTCCGCTAAGAGGCTCCCTTAGCGCTTCACACTCCCGCTTCGGTCGCCCAACTCAATCACTTCCATGTCGCGCACCTCGGCACCGTCGATGACGAAGCGCAGCAGGGTGCGCACGGTGTGGAAGCCGCTGATACCCGCCGCACCGGGATTGAGGCAGAGGCACTCGAGGTGCTTGTCGTACATCACGCGCAGGATATGCGAGTGGCCGCAGACGAAGACGCGGGGCCGCGCGGCGTAAAGCTCGGCGCGGATCGCTGGGTCATAACGACCGGGGTAACCGCCGATGTGGGTCATCATCACCGAGACCTGCTCCACGTCGAAGCGCAATGTCCGCGGATACATCTGCCGCACGGGGTAGCCGTCGATGTTGCCGTACACGGCCCGGAGTGGGTGGACGGCCGTGAGCCGCATCGCCACGTCGGCCGACCCGATGTCGCCCGCATGCCATATCTCATCACACTCGGCGAAATACTCCGCATACTTCTCGTCCCACCAGCCGTGGGTGTCTGATATCAATCCGATCTTTTTCATGGAGAGAGGCTGTCCGACTTACGCGTGTACGATTAGGTGTAGATCTCGGCCGTGGCGTAATGGAAAGCCAACTCGTAGTCACCTAACAAGGCTGCGGGCGGCGGAGTGTCGAGTGATTCTTTTACCGTGGTGATGGCGTCGCGGATGCTCTGCTTCACTTCCGCCGCCGTGCGCCCCATGCCATAAATGCCGGGCACGTTTTCAGCATACGCTCCATATGTGCCGTCGTCGGCACGCTCAATGATGATACTTATTGTTCCCATGTCTTTTACTTTTTCATGGCTGCGAAGGTAGATCACCCTCGGTGAGCTCTTTGATTTGGCGGAGCACTTTGTCGTCCATCCATTCATGCTCTTTGTAAATCAAACGCGAGAGAAAGAGGCTCAGA
The sequence above is drawn from the Tannerella serpentiformis genome and encodes:
- a CDS encoding metallophosphoesterase family protein; translation: MKKIGLISDTHGWWDEKYAEYFAECDEIWHAGDIGSADVAMRLTAVHPLRAVYGNIDGYPVRQMYPRTLRFDVEQVSVMMTHIGGYPGRYDPAIRAELYAARPRVFVCGHSHILRVMYDKHLECLCLNPGAAGISGFHTVRTLLRFVIDGAEVRDMEVIELGDRSGSVKR
- a CDS encoding type II toxin-antitoxin system HicB family antitoxin yields the protein MGTISIIIERADDGTYGAYAENVPGIYGMGRTAAEVKQSIRDAITTVKESLDTPPPAALLGDYELAFHYATAEIYT
- the lipA gene encoding lipoyl synthase, with product MATAHVRKPDWLKIRLSGNDDFRRTKEIVESHGLHTICTSGKCPNQGECWSRGTATFMIGGDICTRSCRFCNTLTGRPHPLDPTEPDHVAMSIRLMGLRHAVITSVDRDDLPDLGARHWAVTIRRIKELNPHTTVEVLIPDFQGHTELVDEVIAAEPEVISHNLETVRRLTPSVRSAAKYDVSMRVLQHIASRNVRAKTGIMVGLGETVAEVEELMDDAHAVGVDALTIGQYLRPSRKNLPVTEYVTPEQFEAYRLTALAKGIRSVESAPLVRSSYHAERVLGVDIC